A window from Lactiplantibacillus pentosus encodes these proteins:
- a CDS encoding glycosyltransferase family 2 protein produces MILITLAMTISVMFYLYFLINLGLINHYREPTRVYLKGPTPYQLFLIIPVLNEERVIGKTVAQLSNALDQLPASIHAQLIAVDDDSSDHSLLMLTQSQSPYLQVLHRAANEQAGKGAVLNTAVQYIHRTLATDVDPRKTVIGVLDADAFMNASDLTRVVARFEQDARLAMLQTSVSIYNQPNWLTKMQNFEFMGVNNATQQLRNRLGQGIASGNGQFVRFDLALKNPWGDRLLEDLEFTLRTWLLGGTRTEFDHTLVVQQEAVEQLIPFFRQRVRWCQGAVQCMHYLPALWRSPYLNGFQKVDTSIWILMPITGCIVPVTSLVTLTILIQRSLVHWQAGWHHLAIGTLVMIALAACCVLAALYQRNCTTVHQPMSLALAIREALSFQAFLLIISLTPYVAIYRQLRGQTAWAKTHHGTVIRPRKYAGLKRSY; encoded by the coding sequence ATGATTTTAATCACGCTTGCCATGACAATTTCGGTCATGTTCTATCTTTATTTTTTAATCAATCTGGGGTTGATCAACCACTACCGGGAGCCGACCCGCGTCTATCTCAAAGGCCCAACCCCGTATCAGCTCTTTTTGATTATCCCGGTTCTGAATGAAGAGCGCGTCATTGGCAAAACCGTGGCCCAGCTCTCTAATGCACTCGATCAATTACCGGCATCCATCCATGCCCAGTTAATCGCAGTGGATGATGATTCTAGCGACCACAGTTTATTGATGCTGACTCAATCGCAGTCACCGTATTTGCAAGTTTTACACCGTGCCGCCAACGAACAGGCGGGGAAGGGGGCGGTCTTAAATACGGCCGTGCAGTACATTCACCGGACGTTGGCAACAGATGTTGACCCGCGCAAAACCGTCATTGGTGTACTGGATGCCGACGCATTTATGAACGCTTCGGATTTAACTCGGGTGGTTGCCCGTTTTGAACAAGATGCCCGGTTAGCGATGCTCCAAACGAGTGTTAGTATTTACAACCAACCCAATTGGCTCACTAAGATGCAAAATTTTGAATTCATGGGCGTTAATAACGCGACACAACAGCTTCGTAATCGCCTCGGACAAGGAATTGCATCGGGGAATGGTCAGTTTGTGCGCTTCGATTTGGCGTTGAAAAATCCGTGGGGCGATCGGTTACTTGAAGATTTGGAGTTTACCCTGCGAACCTGGCTGTTGGGCGGGACACGAACCGAGTTTGACCACACGCTGGTCGTACAGCAAGAGGCTGTCGAACAGCTCATACCGTTTTTCCGCCAACGCGTTCGCTGGTGTCAGGGCGCCGTGCAGTGTATGCATTACTTACCAGCGCTCTGGCGGTCACCATACTTGAACGGCTTTCAAAAAGTCGATACGAGCATCTGGATTTTAATGCCTATCACTGGTTGTATCGTCCCAGTGACCAGTTTAGTGACACTGACCATTCTGATTCAGCGTAGTCTGGTCCATTGGCAAGCTGGGTGGCACCATCTCGCCATCGGCACACTGGTCATGATTGCGTTAGCCGCTTGTTGCGTGCTAGCCGCGCTTTATCAGCGGAACTGTACGACCGTTCATCAGCCAATGTCCTTAGCGCTCGCCATTCGTGAAGCGTTAAGCTTTCAAGCATTCTTATTAATTATTAGCCTCACGCCATACGTTGCGATTTATCGGCAACTGCGCGGACAGACCGCTTGGGCCAAAACTCATCACGGGACGGTGATTCGACCACGCAAATACGCTGGACTTAAACGGTCGTATTAA